The Lepeophtheirus salmonis chromosome 13, UVic_Lsal_1.4, whole genome shotgun sequence genome segment GATCGTGTTTAAGCACActgctttaaaaaacaatttatttctttttttgtgattcTGTACACGGTTTATCATCAAGTACCCAAGGATGAACAAGTTGATTGGGATAGCAAATTATTACAGAAGATTCATCCCCAATCTTGGAAAACTATTACGCCCCTTTTATCATGCAATTAAGAATAAGACAAACTCATCGCCAATATCTTGGGACGCTGGCCTGGAGAAGGGTTACTTAGATTTTAAAAGTGGTTTGGACAAGGTTACCACTTTAGCAATGTATGTTCCAAATGAAGAATTAAGACTTTGTGTGGATGCTTCCGACTATGGAATTAGCACAGTGCTCCAACAAGGGGAAGGTTATAAATTTCGCCCATTAGCTTTCTACAGTCGAGCATTGAATGATAGAGAAGTGAAAGAGGATGCTTTTACTCGTGAGCTTCTGGCAGTACTAGAATCTATAAGATATTTTGATCATGTTATTGAAGGCAGGAGTGTTTCTTGCTACATTGACGATAAACCTTTGGTAGCAGCTCAATTCACTAAGCATCCCAAATTTCCAATGAAGTATTATCGCTAATTTGCATAGGTGAGCAAAAGAATCACAAAATTAGCCCATATTTCGTGTAAAAATAATGTACCCCCCTATTCCTTATCCCAAATTAATTTgcttaagttttatttaatggaCTGGGAGCAGTGGCGGAGAGACCAATTGGAGGAAAAAGTGCAATCTGTTTATCCCTTGGCAGAGTGGATTGAAATTGATGGCAAAAATATCCTTTGTGATGTTAGAACTAAGTCCGCAACGCTTGTGGTACCCAAAAATTGAATTCCCCAATTTGTGTAAATTGAgtgtatttaattcaattttaatatattttaaaatagaacatatcaaaCATGAGTGTTGCACCTTTTTATAAAGAGTTTAACCCGACTTCTTTAAAAACCGATTATACTTCTGatgagagaaaagaagaagaaactctCTAAGCAAATAAATACTCATGAGATGaagtcttaatttatcatatcgCGCAGAAACTTGCTTATGGGAGGATTTTCGGAAAGGACCTCTACCAATAAGGAGCAAAACAGATCTGGCACCAGGAATCACAACATGAACTTCTTAGTGAACTAACAGATCGTCATCAGTGATCAGAGCAATGACTTGGACTGGTCCACAGGATCTTTACAACAGATCAGGCTGTACAATTTCTACGTGTTAAAGCTGAAGTAGGGATTCTTGAGACTATTAAGAAGAACTAGTCCAGTAAGTCCTTGGGCCTCTTTTTGTCGCTCAAACAGGCTGTGCCTCTTTTAGGACGAGAATATATCCGTGGAAGCCAAGGTGTCATATGAACGACAGGTGGATTGCGTAGGATCCCGAGGACGTGATCATCATAGACAAAACTAAGTAACTGGCATCTGTGAACGTCCTGTTCGTCTTCATCCAGGAGGGGCGAGGGGCGTGTCAAGCTCATCATAAAGGTCAGACTGTAGAGCCTCTCAACTCCTACATCTGCGGCTTGAATAAAAGGTCACAACAAGAGTACTCACCTTAACGTGGGCTCCCCTGAGACAACGCAATCAATCTTCCTCTCCTCATTCTTCACCTATTTCGGACAatcaatatagttttaaaattggttcagaagtaattcattttcataaaatgcatCATGTAGGGTTTAAATCCAAACACATCTTTTCATTCCATCGTTAGGTCTTGAAATGTAATTGCATCTTTTACATTGGACTCCTATTAGgaaaatgtattgatttttatttaatttcttctacTCGAAtgcagttttgtttattaataaaaaggatttatttttaaatgcttgtttttatgattttgtacAATCCAGTTATAAAAtcgtttaaataaaattctctTTGTgatctgaaaaaaataagtcaaaaatgaCTTAATCAGAGTGTTTCCCAAGCACgaccatatatttatatataaaatcctttGCAGCATACTCAAAAACGTCTTAGTTACGTTATCCAATGGCCACTGGAACCTTAGATCTACGGTCGACCCTGATCTTAATCCGTCTTGAGATATGTTGactaaaaaagctgaaaaaaggTAGCTTGATTTGGAtgcaaaatattagaaattaaatattttctaattttttttttttttcagggatAGCTTAAAGGGATTCTGTTGATGATTGTTGCAAGTCTCATccaatttactttaaatatttcaagccaaaaaaaattaacgagcCATAAAGTATTACAAATACTAAGAGTATATGTTAAAATGTGTAACAATTTCTTGCATAAAAGACTAAGagcatataaaattaaagtcatCCCTGTAGCAATACTTACTATGTCTATGtgcattcaaaattatatatttgtgttccttcttcctcttttccCTCAGCTAAAGTACACCAGTAAAATAACGGTTAGAATTCATTGTAATAagaaacaatatattaaatcatattaattactcaactgccataatttcataattagttacaaaggacttcaaatTGAAGAAAAGGAAGACCTTCAATCATGTGTGAaggatacatttatgctataatatatgtatgcgggcgaaacttcccagggcAAAACTGCACAGGATGTAACTTCCGGTCACGGTCGTTCGGAGGATcagaaacaattttattattgagtgGAATGGTAAAACCAAatctatttcaatatataaccTTAAGCCAAAAACTGGTTGAAGTGTAGtgataaatatcttatattaatatcaGTAAGGGGATTTTCTGGCGTTTCTATtcgtttcttcttttctattttttataattgtatcttAGAGTCAGTAATAAATTAGCACTCAGCAAGTTCACTAGTGAATTTCTTTTTGAGGTGTCTAAGTACACTacatataaccaccaaaaagcCTGATGAGGTACctgacaaaattatattcaattttaaaaccaAGCATTTATTGTGTTTGAGGAGATATCTATGAGAAATTTCAGGCTGGAGGACATttcaaaaacaagtttttatttcgCTTCCACTTCGACCATGCTGtcgatggaaaaaatatttttaaataaaagctaacCTAAAGATACGTCATTGTCTTACCATGGGTCCAACCAAGCTATTGACAGCTTTTCCCCAATAATTTTACTGGACAATCATTATGGAGTTCATATCTGGTCGGAGCACTTTCACTTCCATGTGATAATGAGTCAGTAAATTATCTCTTCCAAAGTAAAGACGAcctgttaaataataatgtggcCGATAAAATTACCCTTgataaattgttcatatttgaaaatatcacaaaaatggtaaaataaaattttctacaaattgaaaatcatccatttaataatttttatttttattttaggtccaaaatccattattttgtcacatttcttcttaaaaatttaaaattgacgtttgatggaaaaaaatagaaacattattcgcaaaatgacagatatttcagttgaacattaaattttatgtattctattgatatataaacgaattttcagacaaaaaatttctacaaactttattttatctacaaatgcAATATTTCATCGTCTTCtttccatttgaaaaaaaaaacgaatttgatattttcaccgatttcttagATTGCCAATAACttgtttgattttgaataaatttagaaaacgtctatattcatatagttgttttttgggACACCAGGCACTTTTTGATTGATAATTCAACCCCATATCTAGTCTCTTTGAgttccaaaaaacaatttttgtgttttggataTAGAATGAACACCTCATATGATCCccacccccctaaaaaaaaatctaaaaaaaatcatcacctCCGTTTTAGCCTGACCAGGCTTAAAAGAGGCACCCATACAAATtttcagcctcctaggcccAATTATGTGAGCATCCATAAAGGatacacaaatatatgtatatactgattcccaaacaataatttaattacattgtCGACTTAAGTTAAAAACTATTGTAACCCAATTTTGTTATAAGTACATCCATCTATATAGATATTGTAACACTGTCGAaagacaattaaattaaatttatttcctttaaaaagataaaaaaacgaTTTACATTACTTTGCCTTTCTTTTAATGCAAGTATTAAGTACTGTTATAGAATTACTTTAAATGTATTGGGAATTTGATATTTACAGATAAAATAGGTTCATAGATACACAAACAATTTTTACTTAAGATGGAGAGAGATAATAAccatttaatgtaatttaagaagtattcaattaaatagatatttgaatttcaatataaatagttatgggAAAGTATTGAGTAGGATATTGATTAATGTCTGAATAATCTCTAATAAGGTGAAAACGCACGCTTTTTCGCAACTTGTTCAATTAGATTGTACAATTGTATCCTTGCTCACTTAAAAATGGGTGCATTTTCATTTCTCTAGATAATATCAAGATATATCCAGTGATGCTGGATGCAtaattaaagaagggatctgtgtaaagaaaaaaactaagtatagcgattaaaaaaggaaaaacgtttgatgggtgtgctctttcttcctttttgttcattatttaacaaGTCTTGGGGGTGCTAAcctctccctctaaaagaagaattattgcctatcttgggtgtaaattgatttaaaaatgcatcataaatagatatatattaatttaaaaatattaataatatttttccggtaccaatactattttaaatgtagaagggtctcttttttatattaataatttatttcatcaccccaaaatcatataaaggtcagctgatattaacaaggggtATAAAAGAACAATGTTTAgcttaaatttgtttaaaaataaataaatatgaattaaaatataattataatatttctactCTACTAATAAGATTTgtaatgtagaaggttctccccTTATAGCAGCAATTCattaacaaggatcttaattcaggtgtaccatatgtctcactcccgccttctcctcttgttcttacaaaaaaaggCATCTCTGTAAACAATATATGCCcactggtatgtaaaaataaaagaaacagaaaatttgAAGAGCAGCTTATGTTATTCCCTCTTTCATTAGCACACAcacaaattattactttatactaatattttctgtctttaagaattaaataacaatgacgacaatttttattttttttcgaagctGTCATCATcatacttattttattcttgaggagggaacatctaagtttaaagtgtgtgtgctcatgaatgatgaagaataacactaaggattttttGGGAAGCAATAATTGTcactccttgttggactcagagtaaaattgaggattgacattggaaTAATTCTAACTCTATGCATTTACTGGAtaaggatttgtatttatttatttccatgcCCTATTACAGCTGCTTAcagcttatttaataaaatttaatgacagCTAAGTGGTTCTCCTATCAAAGAGTTTTAAGAGtggagatatatatttatacaatttgctTGTAGAAATTGAGAAGAGAAGCTGATTATTACACTCTGAATGCACTCATTTCCCCCTCTCTTTAAATTAATCTCAAAGatccttcaaattttaaagtttacCACGCTAATTTTAAGTGCCCCTCCCTACATACCAGCACTTCACATTTTTAACAACTTTAATAacgaaaatgataaaatctCCTCTTTTAAAACGTAGAACTACTACTtgagttgttgttgttttttttcatcaagatgTACTCTAAATATGTGATTGAGAATGAATTTTCCTGGGATGAACTTTTCTTAGGGTGAAAAGAGAGTAGCAAACTTTTCATAAACGAATTTGAATACAGGTAACATTTCTTTGATGCtctgtattttaaaatgtatattataaaacctagattgaattttacaaaatttgaaaagagcTCAATGAGCTCCtgcaattcaaataatatataatttatgaaaacagATGGTCAAtttaggtaaaaataaaatcaataaagcGGTCTTTCTATGAAATGagtttatatttagaaaattaatatcgaatttgaacaattattaaataaaatagaagattttttagtaatatcaaTATCAATTAATCAACTTAAAAATAAGTGATAGGAGTTGACTTTGTGACTAAAAACCTAAGCAAATCATCAATTTAGGAATTGACATCAAAGCATCAACATGGTAAACAGAAGCTTCTCTATTAGTTACATTGTGATCCTAGCCCTATGTTGCTCATCTATTAATGGTATGGAAGAAGTCTTATGATTAAAGTTTctatactacatacatatatatatatatatatgtatatgtattttaggAGTAAAAGGAAAATGTCCAACTACAGCCGGGGATCAATGTATATTCCCATTCAATTATGGAGGAAAGACTTACCAGGCTTGTACGACTATTGATTATAATGGTGTTTACTGGTGTGCCACTAGCTTACATGCTAATGGAGAAACCAAGAACTATGGGGATTGTTCAAGCTCTTGTTCAAGTAAGTACTTAGCTTAACTCATCGATCCACAtttcctaattttattttttgtgcattccttcttctttttttatatacatgcaaaaaattaataatcccTGCCTTTTCGTGTCCTGTAGGTGCCCCTTCTGGAAATAGTAAGAAataatcagttttattttttttcaatgactaCATAATTAACCCTTTCTCTCCAACACAGGTTGTAAAACAACTGCTGGTCAGTCATGTATCTTCCCATTTGTGTATAACAGTCAAATTTACAACACATGCACAGTAGTTGATAACTCTGGAATTCCCTGGTGTGCAACCAGTGTTGATGCTTCAAAAAACTATCGTACTTATGGTCATTGCGGAAACTTTTGTTCATGTAAATAGAAGAAAGTTTTTCTTTCACAGATTTGCAATTTTATTCCATTGCTTCTTTAGCGGATAATGATCCAACTACTACGCCTAGAGCTGCTCCTAGACCCAAAGCCACCTCATCTGGTCTTAACATCAAAACAACAACACCAAAAAGCGTCGGAGGAAAGAACAGTCCTGCTGTTTCATTCAAAACAACTGCAACTCCTGTTAGAAGGAAAACGACAATCACTAACTTCAAGACCACAATCCTTAGAAAAACAACCGAAGTAGTAACTGTTACGTCAGCACCAACGAGTAAAATCCTCCCTTAGCGGATATATACAAGGGCATACTAACTCTCTTTAATATCTAATAGGATGTTCCACAAGCACTGGAGAAAATTGTCTGTTCCCCTTTTCCTACGATGGACAAACATTTCATCAATGCACAACTGTAGAGAATGGTGATCAACCATGGTGTGCCACTTATGTCAACGAAAGAAGAGAAACAGAGAAATGGGGAAATTGCGAAGCTGGTTGTCCAAGTATGAACATAGCTCATATCTCTATTCATTTCGtggcattttattttttatttcttgtaaagTTGGAACAACAGTACCTGGAGCCTGCCCCACCACAAATGGTCAACAATGTAGATTTCCCTTCGTCTATCGTGGGCAAACGTACAATAAATGTACAACTGTAGACTATGAGGGTGTTTATTGGTGTGCTACTTCCTTAGAAGCTGACAACGAGATGGGCAACTATGGAATATGCCACGGCAACTGTCCAGGAGTTCTTACAGTTGTTCAAGGTAAGGATAGTAAGTTTCAAtcagaaaaacatttttcaaaatatatttttaggatgCACAATTCTTAATGGCACTGCATGTCAATTTCCATTTAATTACCGTGGCAAAACATATACCACATGTACGACGATTGACTATAGAAATACTCCTTGGTGTGCTACTTCAGTTGATGTAAGAGGAGATTATACTTCTTACGGAGTTTGTACGTCCCATTGTcaaggtaaatatatatattttttaaataagatcttatttgaaatcattttttttctagttgtcGAATAAACATCCAAAACGACTttgattaattaactatttatcatttgttatttttatagaacataatatatacttttgaaagtttaaGGGAATTAATTAACTTTGAAACATGAACAAATGTTTTTCATTACTATACATAAGGTATTTACGAtgtattatacattataattcTGGAAGCGTTATCATTATAATCATTGATCTAAATTGTTTATCCCCATTCTATTTCAGACCCCTAATTGTGCATAAAAGTGACTACTTCATAATACAAGAGATTCCTTGATAACAATAACGGAAATTGAATCGTTATATTCATGTGTTAAGAGATTACGTTCATTTTCATTGATTAATGTGAGAAAATACGTAGATaggaaaacaattaattattttgaaacttaatttgatCACCAACAACTCATGCTACGTTGACGTCAATTCTTCTTCAAAcgtttaatttcaaattgaaaaaaaatacaccaattGATAATAAATGACCTTCAGTCgtaatttgtagaaatatttcctaaaaaacaGGATATTTAAAATGGAGTAaggatattttgatttttgaaaaagaggaCACTTGGACCAACAGGGAGTGTTGTATTGACTATAAAACCATGAACGTCTCTATACATAGACAGAGGACCAATAAACGCAAGCTTCAAAGTACGGCTGCATAAAACTtgtcctagaaagcgggagGGGGGTTTTCTAGTAGGCAATCTGAtaggagttgttttttttagttttttttttttttccaaagcttttgtaattatcatttaattcttgaagacagagcATCCAAGAATAAAGCAAAAACtattgtgtgtgctcataaaagacgatgATGGTTTGCtcgagagttataagtgtatgcCTTTGTTGGgtttggagtagaattgagaatcaatATCAGAGTAACTCCTACCTATATTATTgggatttgtgattatttccttcctcttagaATTACAGccgatctaataaaacgtcatgacaataAAGCTGTTATTCTCTTAAACATTCTACAAAGTGTCAgagtgaccacgttaattttctgtttctttcatGGTGCGAAGCTACCATCTCACGAATGGTAGCTTCGCACCACTCGCTGATGAGCCAAGTATGTGTACCAAATGTCTGAAACTGTTGTTCCTCTCGTACTGAGCAGGATTACTATCCCAACTACAAGTCATCAGTATGGTAAAACTAACCTGTCTGCCTACAGATGAGACATATATCATgcatagagatttttttttttgtaagggcACTAGGAGAAGGGatgagtgagacatatggtagtAGTGAAGTTCACCATTGTTAATATCGGCtggtttttttatgaattactgCAATAAAGAGAAGAACATGTACgatagtgcagggaaaatattataattatagttaaattcataaatatttattttattttgtattcgataaaatattaacaacaaaGATGGGCGggcaataattcttcttttagaggcaGATTTTAACACACCATGACTTactagataaaaaacaaaaaacaagaaagaacacatgcatcaaccgtttttccttttctaattgctacatttagttttttctttacacacatcccctcTTTAATTATACATCCCTACCGATAGAGCATATTGATTTACATAAACTCAATTTCTTCTTTCTCCCCATATacaatgtgaaaaaaaatataattaccactatttttcatcaacaaaaataaattttattagtattttactATAATGATATACAGTTCAATAATGATAGTATGGTAATAACAGAGAATTCAAgattaaaaatagtataaagcTGTACAGTAATTATTTCATAGAATGGAAACTCATGTTTCCTTGATTTAAGCTCATGAAAAGTAGAGTAATCTGTTCAATGATGAAAGACATCCTTGGTATTTGAGGTGGCTCCAATTCTAGAGATTTTAGTAGTCCTTGCAACAAGTTCATGATGACTTCACACGTCTCAATGTTGATAATTCAGTTACAGATTTGATTTTATACTGTGATTTTGTGTATAGAAAATAGGAAACTATACTGTTGCTGATCTTTTAATGTGATTTCAAGGGCTTTGTTCTTGGTAGCTTCAAGCTGGACAAGGGACAATTTGGGTGACTTAAGAAGAGTATAACCTGATGGTAGTGTCTCTTGTGACAACTTCCCATATAGTTCCTGTGCTGATTGTGTATCTTCTACTATAAACATTCAACCTTCATGACCTCTTATCACTCATTTTCGAGTAGGAGTCTTCGACTGCTTGTTGATGTTTGGTTGGGTTTTGGCGATGGTGAGGAAAGGTAATCTGTGAGTTTAAGCAACACTGATGGAACAAATCATCTTTCAAACACCTCCAAATTATTAGTTAAGTTCTTTATTCATTAACACATGCTTGTTGAGCCCCTCATACCTTTGTTGCAGTTGTTTGTTGACTTGTCTCTTGTCGACTGACTTGGTGATAAAGTCATGTTATGTGAAATCCAGGCTGTATATTCAATATCCatgaattctttattttcttgatgGTTTCTTTGactttttgtcaattttgaatCTTGGACGGGCCCAATCCcactttgataaaatatattgattgtgGGGCAGATTGAAGGAATATGGGAATACGTACGGAGCTGATATAACGACTTGATAGTTTATACTTTACATTCTTTTACACAACTGAAAACaagtagaataataaaaattaaaaccagACTTTAGAGTCAAATTGCGTTTCTTCCTCTGTCAGGGCAGTCCAGAGCATAGAACCATCCATGATAAAAACTCTAGAATTGGTTTCTGTGAGCAAATATGGAATTTATCAAAGTTgggaacatatatttttctttttgattaccAACATGAggatttagataatttttacaTCACTaacaatatacattaaattgaagcTCTTGATTTATATAACAAGTTACATGACTACGGAGGGTATGAAGGGATGTTAAAATCTTGTTACCAGTATATGTCGAAAAACAGcatttttgcgaaaaaattaatgtttgctgcaataaataaaaaaatcttagaatttgaaagttaaaatatgcattattgtcattttttattgctttttaaaaaaaatgatcatgttgttcaatttaaaaaaggggCATTCAAGTCAAAACCCCTAGTAACGGTCATGTACATAACCATTGTAACCTTTATTTTGACTCGCaaactttcttctttttctaagaaacaaaaaaatagacaaaaagcAGTTTGTAGCTagggaacttttttttaattcaataatggCTATGAATTATTCACAGCTAATTCTATTTCAAACAATCAACGTTTATCTACacaatcaataatttatatcaatcaaggatCTTCTTGTATAATTTGAGTTATTTCATATTCAGTAATTggtaaattattaattcaatgtatataataattaatagctattctctaaataatgaTTAACAGTTTGAAAAAAGAGCAATACAGAAgttgttattttcaaatttatcctTTCCCTTTTTatagtcgaggttgagagtatTTCTGTATAATTCAAAAAGCTAGTCTTAGAACTGATTTCAAAACATAAGACCTAAAAGAAATTAACTATTTTGATCTTGTAATGGATGTAAATAAGGGATGTAAGGTTGCACTGAATGaagttaagaaataatattaattgagtTGATTATATGACTAGttatataataagtttattaaaGACAAATGGATTCTTCCCATTATAGGTATGATTCATATTAATGTGTTGATTACTGATTTAGACATATAATCGacttgattataattatttctgaatatttttctcaattttttatcaagggctctgaatcgaaattgtATTCTAAAAactcattgtttttttaaagactataaAGGCTAAACTTATGTCTGTTGAAgattttaaatgtcattttcatAGTGATCTTCTTCTTAAATAGCAATAGTTATTAGGGTTTTTAAAGCTTAAGTGTTATTCCGATTCCACCTttcactattttattaaataattacgaTGTCAACCTAAttatttagttacaaaacatCATTTAAGCTAAAATTAAACGTCTAATGGGTTTTCCCAGGAATAAATCTTATACATGCGCAGTAGTTTACATCATATTGCCAAATAACCTAGAATTGCATGAAAAAGttagtttgaaaatatgtatttttgaaaagcaCATTTTGCATGTAATAGATAGTTatcaagtaataattataactttgaaCAATTCCGTATCCCATCAGTGAAAACTTATACATTAaacaaaactcaaaatttattatttcataggcTCGGGTTTGACTTGAACTCGGTCATAAAGACTCAGAACCAGACAGACTCAAACTTGGATTATAATACAGCTCTGAATCCAACTCCTTCTTTTATTCATCTCCAAATCTCCCCCACGAGACCTCGTCTACGACAatacaatcaaatttaattatctctGCCACTTGAATAATAAAGTAAGAAGAAGGGGTCTCATTATCTAGAGGAGGTTGTGATATCGTTTCTCATTTAACATCAGTGGGACATGACGTAATGTACCAGAATCTTTGCTATGAAAGACCACCTACAAATAAGTCGACATTGGTTTACGATTACAGTTCATTTGGCTTTctacaatattatttgataagttGTGATaattgaactcaaaaaagttcacaaaaaatagataaaaaagtgACGCATGCACCAAATTGTAGATTGAGCCCTTAAAGT includes the following:
- the LOC121128006 gene encoding uncharacterized protein, which encodes MVNRSFSISYIVILALCCSSINGVKGKCPTTAGDQCIFPFNYGGKTYQACTTIDYNGVYWCATSLHANGETKNYGDCSSSCSSAPSGNSCKTTAGQSCIFPFVYNSQIYNTCTVVDNSGIPWCATSVDASKNYRTYGHCGNFCSSDNDPTTTPRAAPRPKATSSGLNIKTTTPKSVGGKNSPAVSFKTTATPVRRKTTITNFKTTILRKTTEVVTVTSAPTRCSTSTGENCLFPFSYDGQTFHQCTTVENGDQPWCATYVNERRETEKWGNCEAGCPIGTTVPGACPTTNGQQCRFPFVYRGQTYNKCTTVDYEGVYWCATSLEADNEMGNYGICHGNCPGVLTVVQGCTILNGTACQFPFNYRGKTYTTCTTIDYRNTPWCATSVDVRGDYTSYGVCTSHCQVVE